AAATCAAACAAGGCCTCGCGAATCCGCTTCACCAAGCCGGTGACCGAGAACACGTCCGGCGCAGGATCACTCTGGGCAACGGCAGGCTTGAGGACCAAAGGACTCTCCAGTAGCTTCTTAGGAGTCCCTCATAACATAATGGTCTTAAATTTAGAACTGCTGTCTCGATGGCGGTCCGGTTGACCGCCGGATCTTTGATCCGCGAGACGCGCTCGCCGTGGTCGAAGCCGGTCACCTCGACGCCGAGGCGCCGCAGCGTCTGGCCGATCTCGATACCGATCGGGCCCAGGCCGATGACCGCGACCGATGCGGGCAGCCGCTCCTGTTCGAACAGGGTGTCGACGGTCAGGATGCCGTCGCCGAATTCCCGCGCGAGCGCGGGCGGGATGACCGAGCGCGCCCCGGTCGCAATGATGATCGCGCGGGCGTGAATCTCGCGATCGCCGACGCGCAGCCGGCCCCGGTCGATGAACTCGGCATAGCCTTCGATCAGTTGCGTCGCGTCCATCTCGTCGGTGGTGTTGGCGAGCACCAGGTCGACGAAGGTGTCGCGCAGCGCGCGTACATGCTCCAGTGCCTTGTGCTGATCGAGCACGAGTTGATCGCCGCCGTCCACCCCGAAGCGCGAGAAGCGCTCGCGCCCTTGGTAGGTCTCGGCGAGCTGCAGTGCGATCTTCGATGGCATGCAACCGATGCGCGCGCAGGTGGTGCCCAGGGGTCCGCCGTTGATCAGCACCCAGTTGTCGGTGGTCTGGCGGATCTCCTTGATCGCGTTGAGGCCGGCATGGCCGGCGCCGATGACGGCGACGTCGATCGATGGCTGCATGGCGTGGCTCCTCTGGTCAATGGCCGGGGTTCGGATCGTCTGCGATCGTCGCGTCCGCCTTGGCCCGCGCGGAAGAGGAGCGCCGGCACGCAGGCGTCGAACGCGGGCTCACCGGCGACGTTGACGATGAACTTGACCCAAAGGCTAGGTGAGCCGCCGCGGGAGCGCCATGGTCAATTACACGTATCGGTTTTGGCGTCGGGCCAACGATCACTCACGCTGACCCGGCGAGTAGATCAG
The sequence above is drawn from the Thiocapsa rosea genome and encodes:
- a CDS encoding FAD-dependent oxidoreductase, which gives rise to MQPSIDVAVIGAGHAGLNAIKEIRQTTDNWVLINGGPLGTTCARIGCMPSKIALQLAETYQGRERFSRFGVDGGDQLVLDQHKALEHVRALRDTFVDLVLANTTDEMDATQLIEGYAEFIDRGRLRVGDREIHARAIIIATGARSVIPPALAREFGDGILTVDTLFEQERLPASVAVIGLGPIGIEIGQTLRRLGVEVTGFDHGERVSRIKDPAVNRTAIETAVLNLRPLCYEGLLRSYWRVLWSSSLPLPRVILRRTCSRSPAW